In Vanessa cardui chromosome 6, ilVanCard2.1, whole genome shotgun sequence, the following proteins share a genomic window:
- the LOC124530754 gene encoding uncharacterized protein LOC124530754: MASDSDDLEQNIENLKSTVRKSFARIYATLKARELKTLRQLDVIRKQCEDNKDLEKNCVQNIKICYSNESTLLDYISKYGVIDFEKLHFDNSTFILEDYISPNDDHMYSYKTIEEITEKENVEELEAIEEAAIKQITETEDCVCYVNVQTEEVSRKFRDLDTNINTGNVTENIDEDLKESDQVESLDNSLEEKSECSDIEVKKINPTDDWLNSIKNQTETEPSQVTDVMEHSTITCS, encoded by the exons atgGCGAGTGATTCCGATGATTTGgaacaaaatattgaaaac TTGAAGTCTACAGTGCGAAAATCTTTTGCCCGTATATACGCGACCTTAAAAGCGAGAGAACTAAAAACATTACGGCAACTCGATGTTATTCGAAAACAGTGCGAAGATAATAAAGACTTAGAAAAAAATTGTGttcagaatattaaaatatgctacAGTAATGAATCTACTTTATTAGATTATATATCTAAGTATGGTGTAATTGATTTCGAGAAACTTCATTTTGATAATAGTACATTTATATTAGAAGATTATATCAGTCCCAATGACGATCACatgtattcatataaaactaTTGAAGAAATAACTGAGAAAGAGAATGTCGAAGAATTAGAAGCTATTGAAGAGGCagctataaaacaaataactgaAACGGAAGATTGTGTGTGTTATGTGAATGTGCAAACCGAGGAAGTTTCAAGAAAATTCCGGGATTTAGATACTAATATAAACACTGGTAATGTAACTGAAAATATTGATGAAGATCTTAAAGAAAGTGATCAAGTTGAATCATTAGATAATAGCCTAGAAGAAAAAAGTGAATGTTCAGACatagaagtaaaaaaaataaatcctaCAGATGACTGGCTCAATTCTATTAAAAATCAAACTGAGACTGAACCGTCACAAGTCACTGACGTAATGGAGCATAGTACTATAACTTGTTCTTag